The proteins below come from a single Paracoccus sp. SCSIO 75233 genomic window:
- a CDS encoding DUF6638 family protein, protein MKRLIEKGLMFGNLIRVDSPAWVARYNRALKLVTGRETALPEFHIDLAGYSPEIGDEIGDMDYLNPAGAHRQFILLTTEQKTAPLLNADLSVLRELLKQFIHDNESQLFSLTARDAVVGEMDDMVWQLRAPADLLQIGRIRISADTTGNHVANADQLTALIERFRAEPDGWYDDVLIARMISQAKETGDVIRNPIHLEAGDYEVPDFWTSQFGGVYVFRSPREDAMIFRDPKVFTDPAFDVDLAGVKLMSLQDTNAIAMWMARNALGEPIVTAKGADGAAILRQKIDFILVDAATRLGIGTGDGTRSALRRAAARMGQGLPEEIRGLSALLRYAEEGGAWPVIDSADPAYFYAIRASATPARDLVNMMLTELAPHDVRALFIMNKPLFYQEYQGWDEAKKEYVANQLAREYQIDKQGTREALFGPEPSMEEPAPIIGPWGAAKPARVSLSEATIRGPWGS, encoded by the coding sequence ATGAAACGCCTCATCGAAAAAGGCCTGATGTTCGGCAATCTGATCCGGGTGGACAGCCCGGCCTGGGTGGCGCGGTATAACCGGGCGTTGAAGCTGGTCACGGGGCGTGAAACCGCCTTGCCGGAGTTTCATATCGACCTTGCGGGATACTCGCCCGAGATCGGGGACGAGATCGGGGATATGGACTACCTCAACCCCGCAGGCGCGCATCGGCAGTTTATCCTGCTGACCACAGAGCAGAAGACCGCGCCTCTGCTGAACGCGGATCTTTCGGTGCTGCGCGAGCTGCTCAAGCAGTTCATCCATGACAATGAAAGCCAGCTGTTCAGCCTGACCGCCCGCGATGCGGTTGTCGGAGAGATGGACGATATGGTCTGGCAACTCCGCGCGCCTGCTGATCTTTTGCAGATCGGGCGGATCAGGATCAGCGCCGATACGACCGGCAATCACGTCGCCAATGCCGATCAGCTGACCGCGCTGATCGAGCGGTTCCGGGCGGAGCCGGATGGCTGGTATGACGATGTGCTGATCGCGCGGATGATCAGCCAAGCCAAGGAAACCGGCGATGTGATCCGCAATCCGATCCATCTGGAGGCGGGGGATTACGAGGTGCCGGATTTCTGGACCTCGCAATTTGGGGGCGTCTATGTGTTCCGCTCGCCGCGCGAGGATGCGATGATCTTCCGCGATCCGAAGGTGTTTACCGACCCGGCATTTGACGTCGATCTGGCGGGCGTCAAGCTGATGAGCCTTCAGGACACGAATGCGATTGCCATGTGGATGGCGCGGAATGCCCTGGGGGAGCCGATCGTGACCGCGAAAGGCGCGGACGGGGCGGCGATCCTGCGGCAGAAGATCGATTTCATACTCGTCGATGCCGCGACCCGGCTGGGGATCGGCACCGGCGACGGCACCCGCTCCGCGCTGCGCCGGGCGGCGGCACGGATGGGGCAGGGCCTGCCGGAGGAAATCCGCGGTCTGAGCGCGCTTCTGCGCTATGCCGAGGAAGGCGGGGCGTGGCCGGTCATCGACAGCGCCGATCCGGCCTATTTCTACGCCATCCGGGCCAGTGCCACACCGGCGCGCGATCTGGTCAACATGATGCTGACGGAACTGGCGCCGCATGATGTCCGCGCGCTGTTCATCATGAACAAGCCGCTTTTCTATCAGGAATATCAGGGCTGGGACGAGGCGAAGAAAGAATATGTCGCCAATCAGCTCGCGCGGGAGTATCAGATCGACAAGCAGGGCACGCGGGAGGCTCTCTTCGGACCGGAGCCGTCGATGGAAGAGCCTGCACCGATCATCGGACCCTGGGGGGCGGCGAAACCCGCCCGCGTCAGCCTGAGCGAGGCGACCATTCGCGGACCCTGGGGGAGCTGA
- a CDS encoding deoxyguanosinetriphosphate triphosphohydrolase, with product MIAPYACQPEASRGRLFDESLSSFRSPWQRDRDRIIHSSAFRRLKHKTQVFVEQEGDAYRGDYFRTRLTHTIEVAQVARTIAGALSLNVDLAEAVALAHDLGHPPFGHTGEDALAALMEPYGGFDHNAQALRIVTRLERHYADFDGLNLTWETLEGIAKHNGPVAPPLPYALAEVNHAWELELSTNASAEAQVAAVADDIAYNHHDIHDGLRAGLFTEEDLLDLPVVGPAFAEVDRLHPGLASGRRRHEALRRVFGVMVEDVIAVAQNRLTSLQPRSVDEIRGMDGPIIRFSKPLYQNIKAIKSFLFTRMYRAPSVVDERKLVTAMLRDLFPLYISNPEMLPKHWQAEALAASETERARIVLDYVAGMTDRYAMAEWERLCS from the coding sequence ATGATCGCGCCCTATGCCTGCCAGCCAGAGGCCAGCCGTGGACGGCTGTTTGACGAAAGCCTGTCCAGCTTCCGCAGCCCGTGGCAACGGGACCGGGACCGGATCATCCACTCCTCCGCGTTCCGCCGCCTGAAGCACAAGACACAGGTTTTTGTCGAGCAGGAGGGCGACGCCTATCGCGGCGATTATTTCCGCACAAGGCTGACCCACACCATCGAGGTGGCGCAAGTCGCGCGCACCATTGCCGGGGCGCTGTCGCTCAATGTCGATCTGGCGGAGGCCGTGGCCCTTGCCCATGATCTCGGCCACCCGCCCTTCGGCCATACCGGCGAGGACGCGCTTGCGGCACTGATGGAGCCCTATGGCGGTTTCGATCACAACGCACAGGCGCTGCGCATCGTCACCCGGCTGGAACGGCACTACGCCGATTTCGACGGGCTGAACCTGACATGGGAAACGCTCGAAGGCATCGCGAAGCATAATGGTCCGGTCGCGCCACCCCTGCCCTATGCTCTGGCGGAGGTGAACCACGCCTGGGAACTGGAACTCTCCACCAATGCCAGCGCCGAGGCACAGGTGGCGGCGGTCGCGGATGACATCGCCTATAATCACCACGACATCCATGACGGGCTGCGCGCCGGGCTGTTCACCGAAGAAGATCTGCTTGATCTGCCCGTCGTCGGCCCGGCCTTTGCAGAGGTGGACCGGCTTCATCCCGGCCTCGCCTCCGGTCGTCGCCGGCACGAAGCGCTGCGACGGGTGTTCGGGGTCATGGTCGAGGATGTGATCGCCGTGGCGCAGAACCGGCTGACCTCGCTTCAGCCCCGCTCCGTCGATGAAATCCGCGGCATGGACGGGCCGATCATCCGGTTTTCAAAACCGCTCTATCAGAACATCAAGGCGATCAAATCCTTCCTGTTCACCCGGATGTATCGCGCGCCGTCAGTGGTTGACGAACGAAAGCTGGTCACCGCCATGCTGCGCGACCTGTTCCCGCTCTACATCTCCAACCCGGAGATGCTGCCGAAACACTGGCAGGCGGAGGCGCTTGCCGCTTCCGAAACCGAACGGGCCCGGATCGTGCTGGATTACGTCGCCGGGATGACCGACCGCTACGCCATGGCGGAATGGGAGCGGCTTTGCAGCTGA
- a CDS encoding transglutaminase family protein, protein MMYVRYGYDITIETESDLPMLLQMSVRPERQLDLRGTEEFVTDPAVPFSTFVDDFGNFCRRLTAPAGQFRMQQNAIITDSGLPEPDFPEAQEMPVEALPDDVLQFLWPSRYCDSDLLLQPAWDLFGEMTPGWSRVEAIMGWVHNHITFNYMDADATRTAHDAFEQGKGVCRDFAHLAIAMCRALNIPARYVNGHLGDFGVPVQPDPMDYAASVQVYLSGRWWNFDPRNNSRRIGRLPVGYGRDATDVALISSFGTHRLVNFHVITEEVDVDGNRVERGDVC, encoded by the coding sequence ATGATGTATGTTAGGTACGGCTATGACATCACCATAGAAACCGAATCCGACCTGCCGATGCTGCTGCAAATGTCGGTCCGCCCCGAACGGCAGCTCGACCTGCGCGGGACGGAGGAATTCGTGACCGACCCGGCCGTGCCGTTTTCGACCTTCGTCGATGATTTCGGCAATTTCTGCCGCCGCCTGACCGCCCCGGCTGGTCAGTTCCGCATGCAGCAAAACGCCATCATCACCGATAGCGGCCTGCCGGAGCCGGACTTCCCGGAGGCACAGGAAATGCCGGTCGAGGCGCTGCCCGACGATGTGCTGCAATTCCTCTGGCCGTCGCGCTACTGCGATTCCGATCTGCTACTGCAACCGGCATGGGATTTGTTTGGCGAGATGACGCCCGGCTGGTCGCGGGTGGAGGCGATCATGGGCTGGGTGCATAACCACATCACATTCAACTACATGGACGCCGACGCCACCCGGACCGCGCATGACGCCTTTGAGCAGGGCAAGGGCGTCTGCCGCGATTTCGCGCATCTGGCCATCGCCATGTGCCGGGCGCTGAATATCCCGGCACGCTACGTCAACGGCCATCTGGGCGATTTCGGGGTGCCGGTGCAGCCGGACCCGATGGATTACGCGGCCTCGGTGCAGGTTTATCTGTCGGGCAGGTGGTGGAATTTCGATCCGCGCAACAACTCACGCCGGATCGGACGCCTGCCAGTCGGCTATGGGCGCGACGCCACCGATGTCGCGCTGATCTCCAGCTTCGGGACGCATCGGTTGGTGAATTTCCACGTCATCACCGAAGAGGTGGACGTCGACGGCAACCGGGTTGAGCGGGGCGATGTGTGTTGA
- a CDS encoding aldehyde dehydrogenase family protein: MPTVSEIMETMEYGPSVEDSTAVRDWLAKRERFGHFIDGSFTNAGRGFVTTDPATGETLAQISQGTGEDVSTAVKAARKAQPKWAKLGGHERARYLYAIARTIQKRERFLSVLETLDNGKPIRESRDADIPLVVRHFYHHAGWAELMADEFPDHTAIGVAGQIIPWNFPLLMLAWKIAPAIAAGNTVVLKPAEYTPLTALAFAEICQEVGLPRGVVNIVTGDGETGAALVAADVDKIAFTGSTEVGRAIRAATAGTGKRLTLELGGKSPFIVMPDADLDAAVEGVVDSIWFNQGQVCCAGSRILVAEAVAARFEALLQRRMANLCLGSPLDKSTDIGAIVHPVQKDRIVGLCRQAVDAGAELVGGDAAEGCFVAPGYLRAVSPANPSWSEEIFGPIATLTTYRTADEAISLANNSHYGLAAQIFSESATVATDLAAQVKSGVVWINGANMFDAAAPFGGMRESGYGREGGRVGLLDYLTGPKVEATKEKAPKPLKPVVDGTATGKAIDRTEKLYIGGAQKRPDGGASYRAASGDLVPLGNRKDIRNAVEAAKKAGKWASMGGHGRAQVLYFVAENLSLRREEMAKKHGADAVDAAIRRLFYYAGWADKFDGQNVQTKPNYLVNVIPQPFGVMGIVCPNDAPLLGLISLIAPAIVMGNAVVAVPAQDDPVAAFDLAQVFDTSDLPGGVVNIVSGPKDDLAAVLAAHDDVAALWFCGAKGVAEVEAASVGNLKPVWSFANRDWSAADGQGRAFLDHAVQWKTVWLPYGALPAGTGSVVY, encoded by the coding sequence ATGCCGACTGTGAGCGAGATCATGGAAACCATGGAATACGGCCCCTCGGTCGAGGACAGCACCGCCGTGCGCGACTGGCTGGCGAAGCGGGAGCGGTTCGGCCATTTCATCGATGGCAGCTTCACCAATGCCGGGCGCGGCTTTGTGACCACCGATCCGGCGACGGGCGAGACGCTGGCGCAGATCAGTCAGGGCACTGGCGAGGATGTCTCGACTGCCGTGAAGGCCGCGCGCAAGGCGCAGCCGAAATGGGCGAAGCTGGGCGGGCATGAGCGGGCGCGGTATCTCTATGCCATTGCCCGGACCATCCAGAAGCGGGAGCGGTTCCTGTCGGTGCTGGAGACGCTGGATAACGGCAAGCCAATCCGGGAAAGCCGCGACGCCGATATTCCGTTGGTCGTGCGGCATTTCTATCACCACGCGGGCTGGGCGGAACTGATGGCGGATGAATTTCCCGATCATACCGCTATCGGCGTGGCGGGTCAGATCATCCCGTGGAATTTCCCGCTGTTGATGCTGGCGTGGAAGATCGCACCCGCGATTGCGGCGGGCAACACCGTGGTGCTGAAACCGGCGGAGTATACGCCGCTGACGGCGCTTGCCTTTGCCGAGATATGTCAGGAGGTCGGGCTGCCGCGTGGCGTGGTCAATATCGTGACCGGCGACGGGGAGACCGGCGCGGCGCTGGTCGCGGCGGATGTCGACAAGATCGCCTTCACCGGCTCGACCGAAGTCGGGCGCGCCATCCGCGCCGCGACCGCCGGGACCGGCAAGCGGCTGACGCTGGAACTGGGCGGCAAATCGCCGTTCATCGTGATGCCGGATGCCGATCTGGATGCGGCGGTCGAAGGCGTGGTCGACTCGATCTGGTTCAATCAGGGGCAGGTCTGCTGTGCGGGGTCGCGCATTCTGGTGGCGGAGGCCGTGGCCGCGCGGTTCGAGGCGCTGCTGCAGCGCCGGATGGCAAATCTGTGTCTCGGTTCGCCGCTCGACAAGTCGACCGATATCGGCGCAATCGTGCATCCTGTTCAGAAGGACCGGATTGTCGGGCTGTGCCGTCAGGCCGTCGATGCCGGGGCAGAGCTTGTGGGCGGCGATGCAGCGGAGGGCTGCTTTGTCGCGCCCGGCTATCTGCGCGCCGTCTCCCCCGCCAACCCGTCATGGAGCGAGGAAATTTTTGGCCCGATTGCGACACTGACCACGTACCGTACGGCGGATGAGGCGATCAGTCTGGCCAATAACAGCCATTACGGTCTTGCCGCGCAGATCTTCTCCGAAAGCGCGACGGTGGCGACCGATCTGGCCGCACAAGTGAAATCCGGCGTGGTCTGGATCAACGGTGCGAATATGTTCGATGCCGCAGCGCCCTTCGGCGGGATGCGCGAATCAGGCTATGGCCGTGAGGGCGGGCGTGTCGGCCTGCTGGATTATCTGACCGGCCCGAAGGTGGAGGCGACGAAGGAAAAGGCGCCGAAGCCGCTCAAGCCGGTTGTGGATGGCACGGCGACGGGCAAGGCGATTGACCGGACCGAAAAGCTCTATATCGGCGGCGCGCAGAAGCGGCCCGATGGCGGGGCAAGCTATCGCGCGGCCTCGGGCGATCTGGTCCCGCTGGGCAATCGCAAGGATATCCGCAACGCCGTCGAGGCGGCGAAGAAGGCGGGCAAATGGGCATCGATGGGCGGGCATGGGCGCGCGCAGGTGCTGTATTTCGTGGCGGAAAACCTGTCGCTTCGGCGGGAGGAGATGGCCAAGAAACACGGCGCTGACGCTGTGGATGCGGCGATCCGCAGATTGTTCTACTATGCCGGCTGGGCGGATAAATTCGACGGGCAGAATGTTCAGACCAAGCCGAATTATCTGGTCAATGTGATCCCGCAGCCATTCGGAGTGATGGGGATCGTCTGTCCCAATGATGCGCCGCTGCTGGGCCTCATCAGCCTGATCGCGCCTGCGATTGTCATGGGCAATGCGGTCGTGGCGGTCCCGGCGCAGGACGATCCGGTCGCGGCCTTCGATCTGGCGCAGGTCTTCGACACCTCGGATCTGCCGGGGGGCGTGGTCAATATCGTCTCCGGCCCGAAGGATGATCTGGCGGCGGTTCTGGCGGCGCATGACGATGTCGCGGCGCTCTGGTTCTGCGGTGCAAAGGGTGTCGCGGAGGTGGAGGCCGCATCGGTCGGCAATCTCAAGCCGGTGTGGTCGTTTGCCAATCGTGATTGGAGTGCGGCGGACGGGCAGGGGCGGGCATTCCTTGACCATGCGGTGCAGTGGAAAACGGTGTGGTTGCCCTATGGGGCCTTGCCGGCGGGGACGGGGAGTGTGGTGTATTGA
- a CDS encoding DUF1523 family protein, with protein sequence MYYVKVVLGVLFGVVVFLSLDYVLPSRDTVRITNTYNRLTDIGSNSWFYAAEDTGTVVNASGQRDVRFIETVRPSEKVFVYRNEDTGLIWPPYFKYDSSNLQAEATNLRSDSRDPIWVSMTSYGWRIPLFSIYPNAISVRQVSGPDEAPLNWPAMVILGLLGALLALIWRMWNQFRQRTIDPAAKRVGEAVDKVDARADAAMDRVSDEFSEAREGFTGWLDTWKGKPRDPKK encoded by the coding sequence ATGTATTACGTCAAGGTCGTTCTGGGTGTCCTGTTCGGTGTCGTCGTGTTCCTCAGCCTCGACTATGTGCTGCCCAGTCGCGATACGGTGCGGATCACCAACACCTATAACCGGCTGACCGATATTGGCAGCAATAGCTGGTTCTACGCGGCAGAGGATACCGGCACCGTGGTCAACGCCTCCGGTCAGCGCGATGTGCGGTTCATCGAAACCGTGCGCCCGAGCGAGAAGGTATTCGTCTATCGCAACGAGGATACCGGGCTGATCTGGCCGCCCTATTTCAAATATGACAGCTCGAATTTGCAGGCGGAGGCGACCAATCTGCGTTCGGATTCGCGCGATCCGATCTGGGTCAGCATGACCTCATATGGCTGGCGGATCCCGCTGTTCTCGATCTATCCGAATGCGATTTCGGTGCGGCAGGTCTCTGGCCCGGATGAGGCGCCGCTGAACTGGCCGGCGATGGTGATCCTCGGGCTGCTCGGCGCGTTGCTGGCGCTGATCTGGCGGATGTGGAACCAGTTCCGGCAGCGCACCATCGACCCGGCGGCAAAGCGCGTGGGCGAGGCTGTGGATAAGGTTGATGCGCGTGCCGATGCAGCGATGGACCGCGTTTCCGACGAGTTCAGTGAGGCGCGCGAGGGGTTCACCGGCTGGCTCGACACATGGAAGGGCAAGCCGCGCGATCCGAAGAAGTGA
- a CDS encoding OsmC family protein, giving the protein MITKTGSAKWQGGLKDGKGEVSTESGVLSAQPYGFATRFEGQPGTNPEELIGAAHAACFSMALSKELAEAGVTDVTIETSSAITLDKDGEGFAIKTAALSSHVSGQGDHDAIRKAAEGAKSGCPVSKLLNADVTLDLKIT; this is encoded by the coding sequence ATGATTACCAAGACTGGTTCTGCAAAATGGCAAGGCGGGCTGAAAGACGGCAAGGGCGAGGTCTCGACCGAGTCCGGCGTGCTGTCCGCGCAGCCCTATGGTTTCGCGACCCGTTTCGAGGGGCAGCCCGGCACCAACCCCGAGGAACTGATCGGCGCAGCACATGCCGCCTGTTTCTCAATGGCGCTCTCGAAAGAGCTGGCCGAGGCGGGTGTGACCGATGTCACCATCGAAACCAGCTCCGCCATCACGCTCGACAAGGACGGCGAGGGTTTTGCGATCAAGACAGCGGCGCTGTCCTCCCATGTTTCGGGCCAGGGCGATCATGACGCGATCCGCAAGGCGGCAGAGGGCGCGAAGTCCGGTTGCCCGGTCTCGAAGCTGCTGAACGCGGATGTTACGCTCGATCTCAAAATCACATGA
- the deoC gene encoding deoxyribose-phosphate aldolase, with translation MAETRRNPGTELTPEWFETIRINTPATERRATTLPVRRSLKKEWQAAWLLNAIRCIDLTTLAGDDTEARVARLCAKARQPVAPELLAAMGVEGLTTGAVCVYPTMVAAAKRALGDSAVPVASVATGFPAGLMPLDLRLAEIRYAVDQGADEIDIVITRAHVLQGEWAALYDEIRAMREACGDAKLKAILATGDLKSLENVAKASHIAMQAGADWIKTSTGKEGVNATLPVSLVMCRAIRDYQAQTGYQVGFKPAGGLKTAKDALSWQVLMVEELGRDWVRPDLFRIGASSLLGDLERQISHYVTGRYAAAHRLTMA, from the coding sequence ATGGCTGAGACGAGACGCAATCCGGGCACCGAGCTGACGCCGGAATGGTTCGAGACGATCCGGATCAACACCCCGGCGACCGAGCGGCGGGCGACGACGCTGCCGGTCAGGCGGTCGCTGAAGAAGGAATGGCAGGCGGCGTGGCTTCTGAACGCCATTCGCTGCATCGACCTGACCACGCTGGCAGGCGACGACACGGAGGCCCGCGTGGCGCGGCTTTGCGCCAAGGCCCGCCAGCCGGTCGCGCCGGAATTGCTGGCCGCTATGGGGGTTGAGGGGCTGACCACGGGCGCTGTCTGCGTCTATCCGACAATGGTGGCGGCGGCGAAGCGGGCGCTTGGCGACAGCGCTGTGCCGGTGGCGAGTGTCGCGACGGGGTTTCCCGCCGGGCTGATGCCGCTGGATCTGCGACTGGCGGAGATCCGCTATGCCGTCGATCAGGGCGCCGATGAGATCGACATCGTCATCACCCGCGCCCATGTCTTGCAGGGCGAATGGGCGGCGCTTTACGACGAAATCCGGGCGATGCGCGAGGCTTGCGGGGATGCCAAGCTGAAAGCGATCCTGGCGACGGGCGATCTGAAATCGCTGGAGAATGTCGCCAAGGCCAGCCACATCGCCATGCAGGCCGGGGCGGACTGGATCAAGACCTCGACCGGCAAGGAGGGCGTGAATGCGACGCTGCCCGTGTCCTTGGTCATGTGCCGGGCGATCCGGGATTATCAGGCGCAGACCGGCTATCAGGTCGGGTTCAAACCGGCGGGCGGGCTGAAGACCGCCAAGGACGCGCTGTCATGGCAGGTGCTGATGGTGGAGGAGTTGGGCCGCGACTGGGTCCGTCCCGATCTGTTCCGCATCGGGGCAAGCTCGCTTCTGGGCGATCTGGAGCGTCAGATCAGCCATTACGTCACCGGCCGCTATGCCGCGGCGCATCGCCTGACCATGGCCTGA
- a CDS encoding DMT family transporter translates to MFGGKGQDLPIYELAALGAAICWAVTGLMSTPAVAHLGPFGFNLYRQGTVTVVLLVIVLISGQWQGVTPAQAGTLAVSGVVGIFLGDTMLFVTLTRLGPRRTGALFALNAPMAAVLGWAVLGEELSKLGWMGVFLCAAGVGIAVLGRPGRSGTHKFEAVSGNVWIGIGFGLLAALGQAMGSLIARPVMETGFDPFTGSLIRVAVAVICLALLSSLPIPRVKPRAPLNMRVFLLLAGSGIIAMVVGMSLLLFALQGGKVGIVSTLSALSPVFILPVLWIVTGARPSAASWFGAAIATLGMAMIFLR, encoded by the coding sequence ATGTTTGGCGGAAAGGGACAGGACTTGCCGATCTATGAGCTTGCCGCACTCGGCGCGGCGATATGCTGGGCCGTCACCGGGCTGATGTCCACGCCTGCGGTCGCGCATCTGGGACCGTTCGGGTTCAATTTGTACCGGCAGGGGACGGTGACGGTGGTTCTGCTGGTGATCGTGCTGATCTCCGGTCAGTGGCAGGGCGTGACCCCGGCGCAGGCCGGTACGCTGGCGGTTTCCGGGGTGGTCGGCATCTTTCTTGGCGATACGATGCTGTTTGTGACGCTGACCCGGCTGGGGCCGCGCCGGACCGGGGCGCTGTTCGCACTCAATGCGCCGATGGCGGCTGTGCTGGGCTGGGCGGTGCTGGGCGAAGAGCTGAGCAAGCTGGGCTGGATGGGGGTCTTCCTGTGCGCCGCAGGGGTCGGGATTGCCGTTCTGGGGCGTCCGGGTCGCAGCGGCACCCATAAATTCGAGGCGGTCAGCGGCAATGTCTGGATCGGGATCGGCTTCGGCCTGCTCGCTGCACTCGGTCAGGCAATGGGTTCGCTGATCGCGCGCCCGGTGATGGAGACCGGCTTTGATCCCTTCACCGGCAGTCTGATCCGGGTGGCCGTGGCCGTGATCTGCCTTGCCTTGCTGAGCAGCCTGCCGATACCGCGCGTGAAGCCGCGTGCGCCGCTGAATATGCGGGTGTTTCTGCTTCTGGCCGGGTCCGGCATCATTGCGATGGTCGTCGGCATGTCGCTGCTGCTGTTTGCCCTGCAGGGCGGCAAGGTCGGGATCGTCTCGACGCTGTCGGCGCTTTCGCCGGTGTTCATCCTGCCGGTGCTGTGGATCGTCACCGGCGCGCGGCCAAGTGCGGCAAGCTGGTTTGGAGCCGCGATTGCGACACTGGGGATGGCGATGATCTTCCTGCGCTGA